A single region of the Streptomyces caelestis genome encodes:
- a CDS encoding ABC transporter ATP-binding protein — translation METTAWTQLHSVMNAQEERRPFALATLRRIGAFARPHRRRIALFVLLGVGTALLAVATPVLAGSVVDAIVSGGTESTVVRLSLLIALIAVAEAALGILGRRLSATLGEHLILDLRTAVFDHVQRMPVAFFTRTRTGALVSRLNNDVIGAQRAFSNTLSGVVSNLVTLLLTLAVMLTLSWQVTLLALVLLPVFVIPARRMGSRMARMQREAATLNAAMGTRMTERFSAPGATLIKLFGRPEEESAQFAGRARRVADIGVRTATAQAAFITALTLVSALALALVYGLGGALALRGTLEPGAVVSLALLLTRLYAPLTALAGARVEVMSALVSFERVFEVLDLKPLIEEKPDARRVPDGPVAVEFEDVRFGYPAADKVSLASLEEVATLDKRGGDEVLHGISFRAEPGQTVALVGSSGAGKSTVAGLLPRLYDVDGGAVRVGGVDVRDLSARSLRETLGMVTQDGHLFHDTVRANLLLARPAATESDLWDALRRARLDDLVRSLPDGLDTVVGERGYRLSGGERQRMTIARLLLARQRVVILDEATAHLDNTSEAAVQDALAEALEGRTAVVIAHRLSTVRTADQILVVEAGRIVERGTHEELLAAGQRYAELYRTQFGGTRSPAVDGAAA, via the coding sequence ATGGAGACCACAGCGTGGACACAACTGCACAGCGTCATGAACGCCCAGGAGGAGCGCCGCCCCTTCGCCCTCGCCACCCTGCGCCGCATCGGCGCCTTCGCCCGCCCGCACCGCCGCCGCATCGCTCTCTTCGTCCTGCTCGGCGTGGGGACCGCCCTGCTCGCCGTGGCGACCCCCGTCCTGGCCGGGAGCGTCGTCGACGCGATCGTCTCGGGCGGCACCGAGAGCACCGTCGTACGCCTGTCCCTGCTCATCGCGCTGATCGCGGTGGCTGAGGCGGCGCTCGGCATCCTCGGCCGGAGGCTGTCGGCGACCCTCGGCGAGCATCTCATCCTCGATCTGCGGACCGCCGTCTTCGACCATGTACAGCGCATGCCGGTGGCGTTCTTCACACGCACTCGTACGGGCGCCCTCGTCTCCCGGCTCAACAACGACGTCATCGGCGCCCAGCGCGCGTTCAGCAACACCCTGTCCGGAGTGGTCAGCAACCTCGTCACGCTGCTGCTCACGCTCGCCGTGATGCTCACGCTGTCCTGGCAGGTCACCCTGCTCGCGCTGGTGCTGCTGCCGGTGTTCGTGATCCCGGCCCGGCGCATGGGCAGCCGTATGGCACGCATGCAGCGGGAGGCGGCGACGCTGAACGCGGCGATGGGCACCCGCATGACCGAGCGCTTCTCCGCACCCGGCGCCACCCTGATCAAGCTCTTCGGGCGCCCGGAGGAGGAGTCGGCGCAGTTCGCCGGACGCGCCCGCCGCGTCGCGGACATCGGCGTCCGGACGGCGACCGCCCAGGCCGCGTTCATCACCGCCCTCACCCTGGTCTCCGCCCTCGCCCTGGCCCTGGTCTACGGCCTCGGCGGCGCCCTCGCCCTGCGCGGCACGCTGGAACCCGGCGCGGTCGTGTCGCTGGCGCTGCTCCTGACCCGGCTGTACGCGCCGCTGACCGCGCTCGCCGGGGCGCGGGTCGAGGTGATGAGTGCCCTGGTCAGCTTCGAGCGGGTCTTCGAGGTGCTCGACCTGAAGCCGCTCATCGAGGAGAAGCCGGACGCGCGCCGGGTGCCCGACGGGCCCGTCGCGGTCGAGTTCGAGGACGTCCGCTTCGGCTACCCCGCCGCCGACAAGGTCTCCCTGGCCTCCCTGGAGGAGGTCGCCACGCTCGACAAGCGGGGCGGTGACGAGGTCCTGCACGGCATCTCCTTCCGCGCCGAGCCGGGACAGACCGTGGCGCTCGTCGGCTCCTCCGGCGCGGGCAAGTCGACCGTCGCGGGGCTGCTGCCGCGCTTGTACGACGTCGACGGCGGCGCCGTACGCGTCGGCGGCGTCGACGTCCGCGACCTGAGCGCGCGGTCCCTGCGGGAGACCCTCGGCATGGTCACCCAGGACGGGCACCTCTTCCACGACACCGTCCGCGCCAACCTGCTCCTGGCCCGCCCCGCGGCCACGGAGAGCGACCTGTGGGACGCCCTGCGCCGGGCCCGCCTCGACGACCTCGTACGGTCGCTGCCCGACGGTCTCGACACGGTGGTCGGCGAACGCGGCTACCGCCTCTCGGGCGGGGAACGCCAGCGCATGACCATCGCCCGGCTGCTGCTGGCCCGCCAGCGCGTCGTCATCCTCGACGAGGCCACCGCCCACCTCGACAACACCTCCGAGGCCGCGGTCCAGGACGCACTCGCCGAAGCCCTCGAAGGCAGGACGGCGGTCGTGATCGCCCACCGGCTCTCCACGGTCCGGACAGCCGACCAGATCCTGGTCGTCGAGGCCGGCCGGATCGTGGAACGCGGCACGCACGAGGAACTCCTGGCGGCGGGGCAGCGGTACGCGGAGCTGTACCGGACCCAGTTCGGCGGGACGCGGAGCCCGGCCGTGGACGGGGCGGCCGCGTAG
- a CDS encoding FecCD family ABC transporter permease, with product MNRTDVKPSVAPGVRLGQVSFVWRPWIVSVSLLLAAATFLVFCLSIGVGDFPIGLPQVIATIFGRGEQVDEFVIMDLRMPRALAGVVVGIALGVSGALTQSIARNPLASPDVLGITNGAGTVAVFLVTVSGGTAAAIVNSVGLSAAALLGGLGTGLLVYFLAWRRGIDGLRLILIGISVSAVMEALTTWLLVTADIRDVAQAQAWLVGSLDDRSWDEVQVAVWGTLVLLVVVTTAAFQFKPMHLGDDIAAGLGVRHSAVRAVLLLCAVLLAGVAVSAAGPVPFVALVAPQVAMRLARCPTPPLVASALVGALLLTGSDLIARAALPVGLPVGVVTAAIGGPFLVYLLVRANRR from the coding sequence ATGAACAGGACAGACGTGAAGCCGTCGGTGGCGCCGGGCGTGCGGCTCGGCCAAGTGTCGTTCGTGTGGCGGCCGTGGATCGTGAGCGTCTCGCTGCTGCTCGCGGCGGCGACGTTCCTGGTGTTCTGCCTGTCCATCGGCGTCGGCGACTTCCCTATCGGACTGCCCCAGGTGATCGCCACGATCTTCGGCCGGGGTGAGCAGGTCGACGAGTTCGTGATCATGGATCTGCGGATGCCGCGGGCCCTGGCCGGGGTCGTCGTGGGCATCGCGCTCGGGGTGTCCGGGGCGCTCACGCAGTCCATCGCCCGCAATCCGCTGGCCAGCCCGGACGTCCTGGGGATCACGAACGGCGCCGGCACGGTCGCGGTGTTCCTGGTGACGGTGTCGGGCGGGACGGCCGCGGCGATCGTCAACTCCGTGGGCCTGTCGGCGGCGGCGCTCCTGGGCGGTCTCGGCACGGGCCTGCTGGTCTACTTCCTCGCCTGGCGGCGCGGGATCGACGGCCTCCGGCTCATCCTCATCGGCATCTCGGTGAGTGCCGTGATGGAAGCCCTCACGACCTGGCTGCTGGTCACGGCCGACATCAGGGACGTGGCCCAGGCCCAGGCATGGCTGGTCGGCTCGCTGGACGACCGGTCGTGGGACGAGGTCCAGGTGGCCGTCTGGGGCACTCTCGTCCTCCTGGTCGTCGTGACAACCGCCGCGTTCCAGTTCAAGCCGATGCATCTCGGTGACGACATCGCCGCCGGCCTGGGGGTCCGTCATTCTGCCGTGCGGGCGGTCCTCCTGCTGTGCGCGGTGCTGCTGGCCGGCGTGGCGGTGAGCGCGGCGGGGCCGGTCCCGTTCGTGGCGCTGGTGGCCCCGCAGGTGGCGATGCGCCTGGCGCGGTGCCCGACACCGCCCCTGGTGGCCTCCGCGCTGGTCGGTGCCCTGCTGCTCACCGGCTCGGACCTGATCGCCCGCGCGGCACTGCCCGTCGGTCTCCCGGTCGGCGTGGTCACCGCGGCGATCGGCGGCCCCTTCCTCGTCTATCTGCTGGTACGGGCGAACCGCAGATAG
- a CDS encoding methionyl-tRNA formyltransferase, giving the protein MRVVMFGYQTWGHRTLQALLDSEHDVVLVVTHPKSEHAYEKIWSDSVADLAEENGVPVVIRNRPDDDELFERLKEADPDIIVANNWRTWIPPRIFDLPRHGTLNVHDSLLPKYAGFSPLIWALINGEPEVGVTAHMMNDELDAGDIVRQESVAVGPTDTATDLFHKTVDLIAPVTIGALGLIAAGQTEFTKQDRSQASFFHKRSIEDSRIDWTWPAEDLERLVRAQSEPYPSAFTFHQGRRLEVLAAVVSEGRYGGTPGRIFYREGEGVVIVAGADARTGRNHGLAITRVRTEDGRELPATEYFTAMGGYLTNQP; this is encoded by the coding sequence ATGCGGGTCGTCATGTTCGGTTACCAGACCTGGGGGCACCGCACCCTCCAAGCCCTCCTGGACTCCGAGCACGACGTGGTCCTTGTCGTGACGCACCCCAAGAGCGAGCACGCGTACGAGAAGATCTGGAGCGACTCGGTCGCCGACCTCGCCGAGGAGAACGGCGTGCCGGTCGTGATCCGCAACCGCCCTGACGACGACGAGCTGTTCGAGCGCCTCAAGGAGGCCGACCCGGACATCATCGTGGCCAACAACTGGCGTACGTGGATCCCGCCGCGCATCTTCGACCTGCCGCGCCACGGCACGCTGAACGTGCACGACTCGCTGCTGCCGAAGTACGCCGGCTTCTCCCCGCTGATCTGGGCGCTGATCAACGGCGAACCCGAAGTGGGCGTCACCGCGCACATGATGAACGACGAACTCGACGCCGGCGACATCGTGCGGCAGGAGTCGGTCGCGGTCGGGCCGACGGACACGGCGACCGACCTGTTCCACAAGACCGTCGACCTCATCGCCCCGGTCACCATCGGCGCGCTCGGCCTCATCGCCGCCGGGCAGACGGAGTTCACCAAGCAGGACCGCTCCCAGGCCAGCTTCTTCCACAAGCGGTCCATCGAGGACAGCCGCATCGACTGGACCTGGCCGGCCGAGGACCTGGAGCGCCTGGTCCGCGCCCAGTCCGAGCCCTACCCCAGCGCGTTCACCTTCCACCAGGGCAGGCGACTGGAGGTCCTGGCCGCCGTCGTCTCCGAGGGCCGGTACGGCGGCACGCCCGGCCGCATCTTCTACCGCGAGGGCGAGGGCGTGGTGATCGTCGCCGGAGCCGACGCCCGCACCGGCCGCAACCACGGCCTGGCCATCACGCGCGTGCGGACCGAGGACGGCCGGGAGCTGCCCGCGACCGAGTACTTCACCGCCATGGGCGGCTACCTGACCAACCAGCCCTGA
- a CDS encoding sensor histidine kinase, giving the protein MVATFRRHSLAGEMLVLQLAIVVVVLLAVAAVSLAQSQATFNRVEGRRVSALAEQLATNPLVRSQLVRPAPGETLAPLVHATQAHSGVTSVTVADASGRIVSSTNPTVVGERLPRGQGTHRARGWSGQLTLDGNRELAAQVPVLGATEENLGRILGTVMIGEADPTVWQRLSGASSYLLAYLGVASGLGVAGSWLLARRVKRQTLGLEPGEIAGLAEHREALLYGIAEGVIALDPQHRLTLVNDMGRRLLGLPEDCVGQSLDGLGIEGRLRDVLAGTTAADKRDEVVVRHGRVLVMNRMTVTKDGRLLGSVTTLRDRTELARLEREIGSFRSSSELLRAQAHEFANQLHTISGLIQIGEQDEVVRYIRALNQHRQSLDVTLSRRVRDTAVAALLMAKASLAAERKVSLRISDDTALERLAPKDAADVATVVGNLVDNAVDAAAHDGERWVEVALRQDASSVEIAVRDSGPGVAPELAREVFSHGFTTKAAREGERGIGLALTKLVCERHGGEISVANTPDGAVFTARMTVSHLPEAVAEGAAP; this is encoded by the coding sequence GTGGTCGCCACCTTTCGTCGCCATTCGCTCGCGGGCGAGATGCTGGTGCTCCAGCTCGCCATCGTCGTGGTGGTGCTGCTGGCGGTCGCCGCGGTCTCGCTCGCCCAGTCGCAGGCCACTTTCAACCGCGTCGAGGGACGACGGGTGAGCGCGCTGGCCGAACAGCTGGCCACCAACCCCCTGGTCCGCAGCCAGCTGGTGCGTCCCGCGCCCGGGGAGACGCTCGCCCCGCTCGTGCACGCCACGCAGGCGCACTCCGGAGTGACCTCGGTGACGGTGGCCGACGCCTCCGGCCGGATCGTCAGCTCCACCAATCCCACGGTGGTCGGCGAGCGGCTGCCCCGGGGGCAGGGCACCCACCGGGCGCGGGGCTGGTCGGGGCAGCTGACGCTGGACGGCAACCGCGAGCTGGCCGCCCAGGTCCCCGTCCTCGGTGCGACGGAGGAGAACCTCGGCCGGATCCTCGGCACGGTGATGATCGGCGAGGCCGATCCGACCGTCTGGCAGCGGCTCAGCGGCGCCTCCTCGTATCTGCTCGCCTACCTGGGTGTCGCGAGCGGGCTCGGCGTGGCCGGCTCCTGGCTGCTCGCGCGGCGGGTGAAGCGGCAGACCCTCGGGCTGGAACCGGGCGAGATCGCGGGACTCGCCGAGCACCGGGAGGCGCTGCTGTACGGGATCGCCGAGGGGGTGATCGCCCTGGACCCGCAGCACCGGCTCACCCTCGTCAACGACATGGGCCGCCGTCTGCTCGGCCTGCCCGAGGACTGCGTCGGGCAGAGCCTGGACGGTCTGGGTATCGAGGGAAGGCTGCGGGACGTGCTGGCCGGGACCACCGCCGCCGACAAGCGGGACGAGGTCGTGGTCCGCCACGGCCGGGTCCTGGTGATGAACCGGATGACCGTCACCAAGGACGGCCGGCTCCTCGGCTCGGTCACCACTCTGCGCGACCGCACCGAACTGGCTCGGCTGGAGCGGGAGATCGGCTCCTTCCGCAGCTCCTCGGAGCTGCTGCGGGCACAGGCGCACGAGTTCGCCAACCAGCTGCACACCATCTCCGGGCTGATCCAGATCGGCGAGCAGGACGAAGTCGTGCGCTACATCCGTGCGTTGAACCAGCACCGCCAGTCCCTGGACGTCACCCTCAGCCGCCGCGTCCGGGACACCGCGGTGGCCGCACTGCTGATGGCGAAGGCGTCCCTGGCGGCCGAACGGAAGGTCAGCCTGCGTATCTCGGACGACACCGCGCTGGAGCGGCTGGCCCCAAAGGACGCCGCCGACGTGGCGACCGTGGTGGGCAACCTCGTGGACAACGCCGTCGACGCCGCGGCGCACGACGGGGAACGGTGGGTCGAGGTGGCGCTGCGGCAGGACGCCTCCAGCGTGGAGATCGCGGTCCGCGACTCGGGGCCGGGCGTGGCTCCCGAACTGGCCCGCGAGGTGTTCTCGCACGGCTTCACCACCAAGGCCGCGCGGGAGGGCGAGCGCGGTATCGGACTGGCCCTGACCAAGCTGGTCTGTGAACGGCACGGGGGAGAGATCTCGGTGGCCAACACCCCCGACGGGGCCGTGTTCACCGCACGCATGACCGTCAGCCACCTCCCCGAAGCGGTGGCGGAAGGAGCCGCCCCATGA
- a CDS encoding lysine N(6)-hydroxylase/L-ornithine N(5)-oxygenase family protein: protein MAQARPGDAPLIHDLIGIGFGPSNVAMAIALSEHNARAGEEGAVSAHFFEQQPRFGWHRGMLIDDATMQVSFLKDLVTLRNPASEYSFLCYLKSKGRLIDFINHKNLFPLRVEFHDYFEWAAGQVDDMVSYGHEVVGVMPVVRDGAVEHLDVTVRSGEGLEVHRARNLVLGTGLRPLMPEGVERSDRVWHNSELLGRVDALEGTSPSRFVVVGAGQSAAENVAYLHRRFPEAEVCAVFSRYGYSPADDSAFANRIFDPEAVDEFFAAPESVKRRLMDYHGNTNYSVVDIDLIDDLYRQMYQEKVLGTERLRFLNVSRLTGVTETPDTVRATVTSLVTGEETVLDADVVVFATGYSPADPVGLLGEVADRCLRDDEGRVRVERDYRIATEPGLHCGIYLQGGTEHTHGITSSLLSNTAIRVGDILDSLLDRGRKSASDEARTVADGTGSAAR, encoded by the coding sequence ATGGCACAGGCTCGTCCTGGCGACGCCCCTTTGATCCACGACCTCATTGGCATCGGCTTCGGGCCGTCCAACGTGGCCATGGCGATCGCGCTCAGCGAGCACAACGCACGCGCCGGTGAGGAGGGAGCGGTCTCCGCTCACTTCTTCGAGCAGCAGCCGCGCTTCGGCTGGCACCGAGGCATGCTCATCGACGACGCGACCATGCAGGTGTCCTTCCTCAAGGACCTGGTGACGCTCCGGAACCCCGCCAGCGAGTACAGCTTCCTGTGCTACCTCAAGAGCAAGGGACGGCTGATCGACTTCATCAACCACAAGAACCTCTTCCCGCTGCGGGTCGAGTTCCACGACTACTTCGAGTGGGCCGCGGGCCAGGTCGACGACATGGTCTCCTACGGCCACGAGGTCGTCGGCGTCATGCCCGTCGTGCGCGACGGCGCCGTGGAACACCTGGACGTCACGGTCCGTTCGGGGGAGGGCCTGGAGGTCCACCGGGCCCGCAACCTCGTCCTCGGCACCGGTCTGCGCCCCCTCATGCCGGAAGGTGTGGAGCGCAGCGACCGCGTCTGGCACAACTCCGAACTGCTCGGCCGTGTCGACGCGTTGGAGGGCACCTCGCCCTCCCGGTTCGTCGTCGTGGGCGCCGGGCAGAGCGCCGCCGAGAACGTGGCCTACCTGCACCGCCGCTTCCCCGAGGCCGAGGTCTGCGCGGTCTTCTCCCGCTACGGCTACAGCCCCGCCGACGACAGTGCCTTCGCCAACCGGATCTTCGACCCCGAGGCCGTCGACGAGTTCTTCGCCGCGCCGGAGAGCGTCAAACGCCGGCTGATGGACTACCACGGCAACACCAACTACTCCGTGGTGGACATCGACCTCATCGACGACCTGTACCGGCAGATGTACCAGGAGAAGGTCCTCGGCACCGAGCGCCTGCGCTTCCTCAACGTCTCCCGGCTCACCGGTGTCACGGAGACGCCGGACACGGTCAGGGCCACCGTCACCTCCCTCGTCACAGGCGAGGAGACCGTCCTGGACGCCGACGTCGTGGTGTTCGCCACCGGTTACAGCCCCGCCGACCCTGTCGGTCTGCTCGGCGAGGTGGCCGACCGCTGCCTCCGTGACGACGAGGGCCGCGTCCGGGTCGAGCGCGACTACCGCATCGCGACGGAGCCAGGCCTGCACTGCGGCATCTACCTCCAGGGCGGCACCGAGCACACGCACGGCATCACCTCGTCCCTGTTGTCCAACACCGCCATCAGGGTCGGGGACATCCTCGACTCGCTGCTCGACCGGGGCCGCAAGTCCGCCTCCGACGAGGCCCGGACGGTCGCCGACGGAACCGGCAGCGCCGCGCGTTAG
- a CDS encoding lysylphosphatidylglycerol synthase transmembrane domain-containing protein, translated as MTAVQLPELRPGRLPRRVPVRRLRQILCLLPLLLVTVVAVRHRSVLAEGFAHLGNAEWPWLLAAVGATCLTWVAAACTRQGAVVERLPRRRLLATQFAAGAANHLLPTGLGASAVNLRFMTVCGLPLARSSAALALYLLAESVGRVVLLGALLVAFPDALRLGTLVPQTASGPLLAGAGAVLVIAVAVLTLVRRVRSAVLSFLRTALGEARSVHTRPVRALALWGGAFAFPALQASVLVLVGRAMGLDVPPAHMAVAYLAATVAVALVPTPGGIGSVEAALVMALVAAGGPVAFATAVVLAFRVITVWLPLLPGALTLGALVRMKVI; from the coding sequence GTGACAGCGGTACAACTCCCCGAACTCCGCCCGGGACGACTCCCCCGTCGCGTCCCGGTCCGCCGCCTGCGTCAGATCCTGTGCCTGCTGCCGCTCCTGCTGGTCACCGTGGTCGCGGTGCGGCACCGGTCGGTACTCGCCGAGGGGTTCGCGCATCTGGGCAACGCCGAGTGGCCGTGGCTGCTGGCCGCGGTGGGCGCGACCTGTCTGACCTGGGTCGCCGCCGCCTGCACCCGGCAGGGCGCGGTCGTCGAGCGGCTGCCCCGACGGCGGCTGCTGGCGACGCAGTTCGCGGCGGGGGCGGCCAACCACCTGCTGCCGACCGGGCTGGGCGCGAGCGCAGTCAACCTGCGGTTCATGACGGTGTGCGGGCTGCCGCTCGCCCGCTCCTCGGCCGCCCTCGCGCTGTATCTGCTGGCGGAGAGCGTCGGCCGGGTGGTCCTGCTGGGTGCCCTGCTCGTCGCGTTCCCCGACGCGCTGCGGCTCGGCACGCTGGTTCCTCAGACGGCGTCCGGCCCGCTGCTGGCCGGTGCCGGCGCGGTACTCGTCATCGCGGTGGCCGTGCTGACCCTGGTCCGCCGGGTGCGTTCGGCCGTGCTGTCCTTCCTGCGGACGGCGCTCGGCGAGGCGCGCTCGGTGCACACCCGCCCGGTCCGGGCCCTGGCGCTGTGGGGCGGGGCCTTCGCCTTCCCCGCGTTGCAGGCGAGCGTCCTGGTGCTGGTGGGCCGGGCGATGGGGCTGGACGTGCCGCCCGCGCACATGGCGGTGGCCTACCTGGCGGCGACGGTCGCCGTCGCGCTGGTGCCCACCCCGGGCGGGATCGGCTCGGTGGAGGCGGCGCTGGTCATGGCGCTGGTGGCGGCGGGCGGCCCGGTCGCGTTCGCCACGGCCGTGGTGCTGGCCTTCCGGGTCATCACGGTCTGGCTGCCGCTGCTGCCGGGCGCGCTGACGCTGGGGGCGCTGGTACGGATGAAGGTGATCTGA
- a CDS encoding response regulator, with the protein MTGTHDMTGTRDKAGSRDKAGTIDVLVVDDDFMVARVHRTFVERVEPFRVVGVAHTGGQAIEAVDELRPDLVLLDLYLPDLFGLDVIPRLRTAGHDCDVMVISAAQEADTVRGAVRQGVVDYLLKPFDFEDLRSRLERYAAQRGRLLTAVVRGQADIDRVLAGAGVPAPAPALPKGMSVETAELVERALREADGTLSASECAALTGVSRVSARRYLEYFHGTGSAEVSLRYGVAGRPERRYAWRA; encoded by the coding sequence ATGACCGGAACGCACGACATGACCGGAACGCGCGACAAGGCGGGCTCGCGCGACAAGGCGGGCACGATCGACGTCCTCGTGGTCGACGACGATTTCATGGTGGCCCGGGTCCACCGCACGTTCGTCGAACGCGTCGAGCCGTTCCGGGTCGTCGGCGTGGCCCACACCGGCGGACAGGCGATCGAGGCCGTGGACGAACTGCGCCCCGATCTCGTCCTGCTCGACCTGTATCTCCCCGACCTCTTCGGCCTCGACGTCATCCCCCGGCTGCGCACCGCCGGCCACGACTGCGACGTCATGGTCATCAGCGCCGCGCAGGAGGCCGACACGGTCCGCGGCGCCGTCCGGCAGGGGGTCGTCGACTACCTCCTGAAACCCTTCGACTTCGAGGATCTGCGCTCCCGGCTGGAGCGCTACGCCGCCCAGCGGGGCCGGCTGCTCACGGCGGTGGTACGAGGCCAGGCCGACATCGACCGGGTCCTGGCCGGAGCGGGTGTCCCCGCACCGGCCCCCGCGCTGCCCAAGGGCATGAGCGTGGAGACCGCCGAACTCGTCGAGCGGGCCCTGCGCGAGGCGGACGGCACCCTGTCCGCCTCCGAGTGCGCCGCGCTGACCGGCGTGTCCCGCGTGAGCGCCCGCCGCTACCTGGAGTACTTCCACGGCACCGGCAGCGCGGAGGTGTCCCTGCGCTACGGCGTCGCCGGCCGGCCCGAACGGCGGTACGCCTGGCGGGCGTGA
- a CDS encoding FecCD family ABC transporter permease has product MGTIAAERPASQVTTHLRRRRVVGLGALVLILVAAGAVSLAVGARALSPGEVWHGLFAAPESDQRLTEIRLIVETVRVPRTVLAIVAGVALGVGGALIQGYTRNPIADTGLLGVNSGASFTVVTVIAVFGLTDPFQYIWFAFLGAAVAGVVVFGVASIGRGAGNPLTLALAGQGVTVFLAAMTTAIALSDQKSLNALRFWNAGSVAGVGFGVIWPVTGFIAAGLVLALITLPALNLLNLGDDVARGLGVNIALSRTIGITAITLLAGAATAACGPIAFLGLMVAHVARYLTGPDYRWLVPYAGLLGAVVLLVCDIVGRLVVRPSELDAGVVVALLGAPFFAALVWRGKFKNA; this is encoded by the coding sequence ATGGGCACGATCGCAGCGGAGCGCCCCGCGTCACAGGTCACAACTCACCTCCGTCGGCGGCGAGTTGTGGGCCTTGGCGCGCTGGTGCTGATCCTCGTGGCCGCGGGAGCGGTGTCGTTGGCCGTCGGTGCGCGCGCGTTGAGTCCCGGCGAGGTGTGGCACGGGCTGTTCGCGGCACCGGAGTCCGACCAGCGGCTCACCGAGATCAGGCTCATCGTGGAGACCGTGCGGGTGCCCCGGACGGTGCTCGCGATCGTCGCGGGCGTCGCCCTCGGGGTCGGCGGGGCGCTGATCCAGGGGTACACGCGCAACCCGATCGCCGACACCGGCCTGCTGGGCGTGAACTCCGGAGCCTCGTTCACCGTGGTGACGGTGATCGCCGTGTTCGGGCTCACCGATCCGTTCCAGTACATCTGGTTCGCCTTCCTGGGCGCGGCGGTCGCCGGTGTCGTGGTGTTCGGCGTTGCGAGCATCGGCCGCGGTGCCGGGAACCCGCTGACGCTCGCCCTGGCCGGGCAGGGAGTCACGGTGTTCCTCGCGGCGATGACCACGGCGATCGCGCTGTCGGATCAGAAGTCGCTGAACGCGCTGCGCTTTTGGAACGCGGGCTCCGTGGCCGGCGTCGGATTCGGCGTCATCTGGCCGGTGACCGGATTCATCGCGGCCGGACTCGTGCTGGCACTGATCACGCTGCCGGCCCTCAACCTGCTCAACCTGGGTGACGACGTGGCGCGCGGGCTCGGGGTGAACATCGCACTGAGCCGGACCATCGGCATCACCGCCATCACCCTGCTGGCGGGCGCCGCGACGGCCGCGTGCGGGCCCATCGCGTTCCTCGGGCTCATGGTGGCCCACGTGGCCCGGTACCTGACCGGGCCCGACTACCGCTGGCTGGTGCCGTACGCGGGTCTGCTCGGTGCCGTCGTCCTGCTGGTCTGCGACATCGTCGGGCGCCTGGTGGTGCGGCCGAGCGAGCTGGACGCGGGTGTCGTCGTCGCTCTGCTGGGCGCCCCGTTCTTCGCGGCCCTGGTGTGGCGCGGAAAGTTCAAGAACGCATGA
- a CDS encoding Bug family tripartite tricarboxylate transporter substrate binding protein, whose translation MRGPARALLGALSALALLAAGACGGWPGDGPARDLRLMVPNTPGGGYDTTARTAARVMEETGIASDVQVFNLPGAGGTVGLKRLTDEKGNGDLALQMGLGVVGASHAAGSKVAVTETTPIARLVEEAGAIVVRKDSPYRTIGALVDAWREDPRSLRVGGGSSAGGPDHLLPMRLAQAVGIDPRKVAYVPYDGGGGELLPALLDGRVSIATSGFGEFLDQIRAGRLRVLAVTGERPVGVLPGVPTLKSSGIDLVFDNWRGIVAPPGISDTDRRRWVEALTELHDSRQWRAELRRHGWRDVFATGRAFESFLARQDEQVAGLVRRFGQ comes from the coding sequence ATGAGAGGTCCCGCACGCGCCTTGCTCGGTGCCTTGTCCGCCCTGGCCCTGCTGGCGGCCGGCGCGTGCGGTGGGTGGCCGGGCGACGGACCCGCGCGGGACCTGCGGCTCATGGTGCCCAACACCCCTGGCGGCGGCTACGACACCACGGCCCGTACCGCGGCCCGGGTGATGGAGGAGACCGGGATCGCCTCGGACGTGCAGGTGTTCAACCTGCCCGGCGCCGGCGGCACGGTGGGCCTGAAGCGCCTCACCGACGAGAAGGGCAACGGCGACCTCGCCCTCCAGATGGGCCTCGGAGTCGTGGGCGCGTCGCACGCGGCGGGTTCGAAGGTGGCCGTCACCGAGACCACCCCGATCGCACGCCTCGTCGAGGAGGCCGGCGCGATCGTCGTCCGGAAGGACTCGCCGTACCGGACGATCGGCGCGCTGGTGGACGCCTGGCGCGAGGACCCCCGCAGCCTCAGGGTGGGTGGCGGCTCCTCCGCCGGAGGCCCCGACCATCTGCTGCCGATGCGGCTGGCGCAGGCGGTCGGCATCGACCCGAGGAAGGTCGCGTACGTGCCGTACGACGGTGGGGGCGGTGAGCTGCTGCCCGCGCTGCTCGACGGCAGGGTCTCCATCGCCACCAGCGGGTTCGGCGAATTCCTCGACCAGATCCGGGCCGGCCGGCTGCGAGTCCTGGCCGTCACCGGCGAGCGGCCGGTCGGTGTCCTGCCGGGTGTCCCGACCCTGAAGTCCTCGGGGATCGACCTGGTCTTCGACAACTGGCGGGGCATCGTGGCCCCGCCCGGCATCAGTGACACCGACCGGCGGCGTTGGGTCGAGGCGCTGACCGAGCTGCACGACTCCCGCCAGTGGCGGGCCGAGCTGCGCCGGCACGGCTGGAGAGACGTGTTCGCCACCGGCCGTGCCTTCGAGTCCTTCCTGGCCCGGCAGGACGAACAGGTCGCCGGTCTCGTCCGCCGGTTCGGACAGTGA